The Streptomyces sp. SS1-1 genome has a segment encoding these proteins:
- the aroB gene encoding 3-dehydroquinate synthase — protein sequence MTEAVTRIQVGGSAGSDPYEVLVGRQLLGELGGLIGDRVKRVAVIHPEALAQTGEALRADLADQGFETVAIQVPNAEEAKTAEVAAYCWKALGQSGFTRSDVVVGVGGGATTDLAGFVAATWLRGVRWIAVPTTVLAMVDAAVGGKTGINTAEGKNLVGAFHPPAGVLCDLAALDSLPVNDYVSGLAEIIKAGFIADPAILDLIEADPQAARTPAGPHTAELIERSIRVKAEVVSSDLKESGLREILNYGHTLGHAIEKNERYKWRHGAAVAVGMHFAAELGRLAGRLDDATADRHRAILESVGLPLHYRYDQWPKLLETMKVDKKSRGDLLRFIVLDGLAKPTVLEGPDPAVLLAAYGEVGQ from the coding sequence ATGACCGAGGCAGTGACGCGGATCCAGGTCGGCGGGAGCGCGGGCAGCGACCCGTACGAGGTCCTGGTGGGCCGTCAGCTCCTCGGTGAGCTGGGCGGGTTGATCGGCGACCGGGTCAAGCGGGTCGCGGTGATCCACCCGGAGGCGCTGGCCCAGACCGGTGAGGCGCTGCGGGCCGACCTGGCCGACCAGGGCTTCGAGACGGTCGCCATCCAGGTCCCGAACGCGGAGGAGGCCAAGACCGCCGAGGTGGCCGCCTACTGCTGGAAGGCCCTCGGCCAGTCCGGCTTCACCCGCTCCGACGTCGTCGTCGGCGTCGGCGGCGGCGCCACGACGGACCTCGCCGGCTTCGTCGCAGCCACCTGGCTGCGCGGGGTGCGCTGGATCGCCGTCCCGACGACCGTGCTGGCCATGGTGGACGCGGCGGTCGGCGGCAAGACCGGCATCAACACCGCCGAGGGCAAGAACCTCGTCGGCGCCTTCCATCCGCCCGCCGGGGTCCTGTGCGACCTTGCGGCGCTGGACTCCCTGCCCGTGAACGACTACGTCTCCGGGCTCGCCGAGATCATCAAAGCGGGCTTCATCGCCGACCCGGCGATCCTGGACCTCATCGAGGCGGACCCGCAGGCCGCGCGCACCCCGGCCGGCCCGCACACCGCCGAGCTGATCGAGCGCTCGATCCGGGTCAAGGCGGAGGTCGTCTCCTCGGACCTGAAGGAGTCGGGCCTGCGGGAGATCCTCAACTACGGCCACACGCTCGGCCACGCCATCGAGAAGAACGAGCGTTACAAGTGGCGGCACGGTGCCGCGGTCGCCGTCGGCATGCACTTCGCCGCCGAACTCGGGCGCCTCGCGGGCCGGTTGGACGACGCGACCGCCGACCGGCACCGCGCGATCCTCGAATCGGTCGGACTGCCGCTGCACTACCGCTACGACCAGTGGCCCAAGCTGCTGGAGACCATGAAGGTCGACAAGAAGTCCCGCGGCGACCTGCTGCGCTTCATCGTCCTGGACGGCCTCGCCAAGCCGACCGTCCTGGAGGGACCCGACCCGGCCGTCCTGCTCGCCGCGTACGGCGAAGTCGGCCAGTAA
- a CDS encoding shikimate kinase: MSGAPVVVLVGPMGVGKSTVGGLMAGRLGVGYRDTDDDIVAEQGRSISEIFVDDGEAVFREIEKQAVRRALEEHDGVLALGGGAILDAGTRALLAGQWVVYLSMDVEEAVKRTGLNAARPLLAVNPRKQWRELMEARRHLYEEVATAVVATDGRTPEEVTRAALDALELKDA; the protein is encoded by the coding sequence ATGAGCGGGGCGCCCGTGGTGGTGCTGGTCGGGCCGATGGGAGTGGGCAAGTCCACCGTCGGCGGGCTGATGGCCGGGAGGCTCGGCGTCGGCTACCGCGACACCGACGACGACATCGTGGCCGAGCAGGGCCGGAGCATCTCCGAGATCTTCGTCGACGACGGCGAGGCCGTCTTCCGGGAGATCGAGAAGCAGGCCGTGCGCCGGGCGCTCGAGGAGCACGACGGCGTCCTGGCGCTCGGCGGCGGGGCGATCCTCGACGCCGGCACCCGGGCCCTGCTCGCCGGGCAGTGGGTCGTCTACCTCTCGATGGACGTCGAGGAGGCCGTGAAGCGCACCGGCCTCAACGCCGCCCGCCCGCTGCTCGCGGTCAACCCGCGCAAGCAGTGGCGCGAGCTCATGGAGGCCCGCCGCCATCTGTACGAGGAGGTCGCGACGGCCGTCGTGGCCACCGACGGCCGTACCCCCGAAGAAGTGACCCGAGCCGCGCTGGACGCACTGGAGTTGAAGGACGCATGA
- the aroC gene encoding chorismate synthase, whose protein sequence is MSRLRWLTAGESHGPALVATLEGLPAGVPITTEMVADHLARRRLGYGRGARMKFERDEVTFLGGVRHGLTLGSPVAIMVGNTEWPKWEQVMAADPVDPEILAGLARNAPLTRPRPGHADLAGMQKYGFDEARPILERASARETAARVALGAVARSYLKETTGIEIVSHVVELCSVKAPQGVYPTPADVERLDADPLRCLDADTSKAMVAEVDQAHKDGDTLGGVVEVLAYDVPVGLGSHVHWDRKLDARLAGALMGIQAIKGVELGDGFELARVPGSKAHDEIVRTEDGIRRTSGRSGGTEGGLTTGELLRVRAAMKPIATVPRALKTVDVTTGEAAQAHHQRSDVSAVPAAGIVAEAMVALVLADAVAEKFGGDSVAETRRNVRSYLDHLAIR, encoded by the coding sequence TTGAGCAGGTTGCGCTGGCTGACCGCGGGGGAGTCCCACGGCCCCGCACTCGTCGCGACGCTGGAGGGCCTTCCCGCCGGCGTGCCGATCACCACGGAGATGGTGGCGGACCACCTGGCCCGGCGCCGCCTCGGCTATGGACGCGGCGCGCGCATGAAGTTCGAGCGTGACGAGGTCACCTTCCTCGGCGGCGTCCGGCACGGCCTCACGCTCGGCTCCCCGGTCGCGATCATGGTCGGCAACACCGAGTGGCCCAAGTGGGAGCAGGTCATGGCGGCCGACCCCGTCGACCCCGAGATCCTGGCCGGGCTCGCCCGGAACGCCCCGCTGACCCGGCCCCGCCCCGGCCACGCCGACCTCGCCGGTATGCAGAAGTACGGCTTCGACGAGGCCCGGCCGATCCTGGAGCGGGCCTCGGCCCGGGAGACGGCCGCCCGGGTGGCGCTGGGCGCGGTGGCTCGGTCGTACCTCAAGGAGACGACCGGCATCGAGATCGTCAGCCATGTCGTCGAGCTCTGCTCCGTCAAGGCCCCGCAGGGCGTCTACCCGACCCCGGCCGACGTCGAGCGGCTGGACGCCGACCCGCTGCGCTGCCTGGACGCCGACACCTCCAAGGCGATGGTCGCGGAGGTCGACCAGGCCCACAAGGACGGCGACACCCTCGGCGGCGTCGTCGAGGTGCTCGCCTACGACGTGCCGGTGGGCCTCGGCTCGCACGTGCACTGGGACCGCAAGCTGGACGCCCGGCTCGCCGGTGCCCTCATGGGCATCCAGGCCATCAAGGGCGTCGAGCTCGGCGACGGCTTCGAGCTGGCCCGTGTGCCGGGCTCCAAGGCGCACGACGAGATCGTCAGGACCGAGGACGGCATCCGGCGCACCTCCGGCCGCTCCGGCGGCACCGAGGGCGGTCTCACCACCGGTGAGCTGCTGCGGGTCCGCGCCGCGATGAAGCCGATCGCCACGGTGCCGCGCGCCCTGAAGACCGTCGACGTCACCACCGGCGAGGCCGCCCAGGCCCACCACCAGCGCTCCGACGTCTCCGCGGTCCCGGCCGCCGGCATCGTCGCCGAGGCCATGGTGGCGCTCGTCCTCGCGGACGCGGTCGCGGAGAAGTTCGGCGGCGACTCGGTCGCCGAGACGCGCCGCAACGTCCGCTCGTACCTCGACCACCTGGCGATCCGATGA